In Pyxidicoccus xibeiensis, the following proteins share a genomic window:
- a CDS encoding chemotaxis protein CheA has product MTASVDLADFLPAYLAEAEELLGAANRHLLAVEASVRRGIPLPRAVRELFRALHTIKGLSAMVDVEPIVSIAHWMETSLRHADRAGGRLPESSVEPLMEGLREIEQRVRQLAAGKQASPVPPGLLERLEALEAVALGTAPAKPAPVPLELEATLAARLSAAEREQLTTGAGPGRRAVRLDFVPNAERAARGITINSVRERVAKLGETVKVLPLSGPAAGGGSLTFALLLLTDAPDAALVEAAGGEPATVHALTATAPGPVPAPEPELPPSLVEEEPEEQRRGGGTLRVEVSRLDEALERLAALVVNRSRLTRAVADLTAAGAPTRELVAILQENGRQLRDMRAAIIRLRMVRVGDVLERLPLLVRGLRRSTGKAVRLELAVGDAELDKAVADRLLPALVHLVRNAVDHALESPEERRAAGKPEEGLVRLACDARSSGLLDILIEDDGRGVDARAVAARAGMPVPQTMDALLEVLCRPGFSTRDAATATSGRGMGMDIVRRIIVDQLGGELRMETRPGAGTAFRLRVPLTITLLDALVFECAGLRYAVAVGSVEELIEVDPARLVRSPGGGSGGAVTLVERRGSAVPVLALETLLGRQRPDGRGGPGAKALVVRQRGEPVAFAVDRLLGQQEIVLRPLEDPLVRVPGVAGATDLGDGRPTLVLDLATLGAARNGAASSLAPGSGRERAT; this is encoded by the coding sequence GTGACCGCCTCGGTCGACCTCGCGGACTTCCTGCCGGCGTACCTGGCGGAGGCGGAGGAGCTGCTCGGCGCGGCCAACCGCCACCTGCTCGCCGTGGAGGCCAGCGTGCGCCGGGGCATCCCGCTCCCGCGCGCCGTGCGCGAGCTGTTCCGGGCGCTGCACACCATCAAGGGCCTGTCCGCCATGGTGGACGTGGAGCCCATCGTCTCCATCGCCCACTGGATGGAGACGTCGCTGCGCCACGCGGACCGCGCCGGGGGCCGGCTGCCCGAGTCCAGCGTGGAGCCCCTGATGGAGGGGCTGCGCGAAATCGAGCAGCGGGTGCGGCAGCTCGCCGCGGGCAAGCAGGCCTCGCCCGTGCCCCCGGGGCTGCTGGAGCGCCTGGAGGCGCTGGAGGCCGTGGCCCTGGGCACCGCCCCCGCGAAGCCCGCGCCCGTCCCGCTGGAGCTGGAGGCCACGCTCGCCGCGCGCCTGTCCGCCGCCGAGCGCGAGCAGCTCACCACGGGCGCCGGCCCCGGCCGCCGCGCGGTGCGGCTGGACTTCGTCCCCAACGCCGAGCGCGCCGCCCGGGGCATCACCATCAACAGCGTGCGCGAGCGCGTGGCGAAGCTGGGGGAGACCGTCAAGGTGCTGCCCCTGTCCGGCCCAGCCGCGGGCGGCGGCTCGCTCACCTTCGCGCTGCTGCTGCTCACCGACGCCCCCGACGCCGCGCTGGTGGAGGCGGCCGGGGGGGAGCCCGCCACGGTGCACGCGCTCACCGCCACCGCGCCCGGCCCCGTGCCGGCGCCGGAGCCCGAGCTGCCGCCCTCGCTGGTGGAGGAGGAGCCCGAGGAGCAGCGCCGGGGCGGCGGCACGCTGCGGGTGGAGGTGTCCCGCCTGGACGAGGCGCTGGAGCGGCTGGCGGCGCTCGTCGTCAACCGCTCGCGGCTCACCCGCGCGGTGGCGGACCTGACGGCCGCCGGGGCGCCCACGCGCGAGCTGGTGGCCATCCTCCAGGAGAACGGGCGCCAGCTGCGCGACATGCGCGCCGCCATCATCCGCCTGCGCATGGTGCGGGTGGGGGACGTGCTGGAGCGGCTGCCCCTGCTGGTGCGCGGCCTGCGCCGCAGCACGGGCAAGGCGGTGCGGCTGGAGCTGGCCGTGGGCGACGCGGAGCTGGACAAGGCCGTGGCGGACCGGCTGCTGCCCGCGCTGGTGCACCTGGTGCGCAACGCGGTGGACCATGCGCTGGAGTCCCCGGAGGAGCGCCGCGCCGCGGGCAAGCCCGAGGAGGGGCTGGTGCGCCTGGCGTGCGACGCGCGCTCCAGCGGGCTGCTCGACATCCTGATTGAGGACGACGGGCGCGGCGTGGACGCCCGGGCGGTGGCCGCGCGCGCCGGCATGCCGGTGCCCCAGACGATGGACGCGCTGCTGGAGGTGCTGTGTCGCCCCGGCTTCTCCACCCGCGACGCCGCCACCGCCACCAGCGGCCGCGGCATGGGCATGGACATCGTCCGGCGCATCATCGTGGACCAGCTCGGCGGGGAGCTGCGCATGGAGACGCGCCCGGGCGCCGGCACCGCCTTCCGCCTGCGCGTGCCGCTGACGATTACCCTGCTGGACGCGCTCGTCTTCGAGTGCGCCGGCCTGCGCTACGCGGTGGCGGTGGGCTCGGTGGAGGAGCTCATCGAGGTGGACCCGGCGCGACTGGTGCGCTCTCCGGGCGGCGGCAGCGGCGGCGCCGTGACCCTGGTGGAGCGGCGGGGCAGCGCGGTGCCGGTGCTGGCCCTGGAGACGCTGCTGGGCCGCCAGCGCCCGGATGGCCGCGGCGGGCCGGGCGCCAAGGCCCTGGTCGTCCGCCAGCGCGGTGAGCCGGTGGCCTTCGCGGTGGACCGGCTGCTCGGCCAGCAGGAAATCGTCCTGCGCCCGCTGGAGGACCCGCTGGTGCGCGTGCCCGGGGTGGCGGGTGCCACCGACCTGGGGGATGGCCGGCCCACGCTGGTGCTGGACCTGGCGACGCTGGGGGCGGCGCGCAACGGCGCCGCAAGCAGCCTGGCGCCCGGCTCGGGAAGGGAGCGCGCGACATGA
- a CDS encoding response regulator, with amino-acid sequence MPEVLVVDDSKVMRDMVVACLRPYPGLTFTHASSGLEAIERLSLQPYDLLVLDLNMPDIGGIEVVEFVRSQDRLRHLPIIIVTTRGDETSRTRALEAGASRFMTKPFTPDAILSEARGLLEEKRG; translated from the coding sequence ATGCCAGAGGTGCTCGTCGTCGATGACAGCAAGGTGATGCGCGACATGGTCGTCGCCTGCCTGCGGCCCTATCCGGGCCTCACCTTCACGCACGCGTCCAGCGGGCTGGAGGCCATCGAGCGGCTGTCGCTGCAGCCCTACGATTTGCTCGTGCTGGACCTCAACATGCCGGACATCGGCGGCATCGAGGTGGTGGAGTTCGTGCGCAGCCAGGACCGGCTGCGCCACCTGCCCATCATCATCGTCACCACGCGCGGGGACGAGACGTCGCGCACCCGCGCGCTGGAGGCGGGCGCCAGCCGCTTCATGACGAAGCCCTTCACGCCAGACGCCATCCTCTCCGAGGCGCGAGGGCTGCTGGAGGAGAAGCGCGGGTGA
- a CDS encoding Hsp20/alpha crystallin family protein: MADIIRRESTVPRRGRDPFSQMQELLNWDPFEVMTQLMGNAREAAPTFIPAFEVKESGDAFIFKADLPGVQEKDLEIALTGDRLVVSGKRESEKREENERYFAYERSFGSFSRAFTLPEGVDADHVSAELKDGVLHLTLPKRPEVQPRRIKVGGGTTSADKPKA; encoded by the coding sequence ATGGCTGACATCATTCGTCGAGAGAGCACCGTTCCCCGTCGCGGGCGGGACCCGTTCTCCCAGATGCAGGAGCTGCTCAACTGGGACCCGTTCGAGGTCATGACCCAGCTGATGGGAAATGCGCGGGAGGCGGCGCCCACGTTCATCCCCGCGTTTGAAGTGAAGGAGTCGGGTGACGCCTTCATCTTCAAGGCGGACCTGCCCGGCGTGCAGGAGAAGGACCTGGAAATCGCGCTGACGGGCGACCGGCTGGTCGTCAGCGGCAAGCGCGAGTCCGAGAAGCGCGAGGAGAACGAGCGCTACTTCGCGTACGAGCGCAGCTTCGGCTCGTTCAGCCGCGCCTTCACCCTGCCAGAGGGCGTGGACGCGGACCATGTCTCCGCGGAGCTGAAGGACGGCGTGCTCCACCTGACGCTGCCCAAGCGGCCGGAGGTGCAGCCCCGGCGCATCAAGGTCGGCGGCGGCACCACGTCCGCCGACAAGCCGAAGGCGTAG